The Flavobacteriales bacterium sequence CGCTAGGTAATTGGACGCCAGACCTGCCTGTGGGTGATATGCTGCCGCTTCACAACGTATTGGAGTATGCGGACCACACCGGAGCAGTCACCACGATGAATACCTTGGATGCCCACGGTTGGCTCTATAAGAATGGTGAAGATGATAAAGCTCTTATCGTCAATCTGAGGGATGAACCCTTGACGCTAGACCTAGATGGTATGGCCTCTTTCCAGGGAGATACACGTTACTCGATACACTATGTGGCCCCGGAACATCTGACCACCCATATCGATCAGGGATGGAATACATCGTTCATCCAGACCGATGAAGGGGAGACCGGTGCAAACTCACTGGAGATTCCTCCTTACGCTATCGTCATTCTTGAAGATATCCCGGTACAGACTCCTTCGTCCGTGGCAGAGAATTTCAAGGACCATCTACGCGTCTATCCCAACCCGACCGATTCATATGTGAATCTGGAACTGCTACAGAACAAGGGCTATCAGACCGATATCGAACTTACAGATATCAGTGGGAGAATGCTCCTTTTCCGATCCATTCAGGGAATAGACCAGACCCGATTGGATCTTTCCGATCTTCCTGCGGGTACCTACATCATTCATGTGAAGAATGAGGAGGTCGATGTTTCAGTGCGGGTCAGTGTTACCGGATAAGGAAATCCAAGGTCTGTACATCACCGTCCGTAGATATGACCTTCAAGTGATAGATGCCGCTTCGCAGGCCTTCTATCTCCAGGCAATGATTTCCTGAACTCAGGTCGATACGGGCAGGGGAGTCGGTACTTCTTCCATTGGAGTCGTATATCTCTACCGTTAGTGGACCAGTGATTCCTTGTCCTTCCAAACAGACCGTACGTCCTTCGATAGGATTCGGGACCACCCTCAGTCTCGTGTTCTCCTGATCATTCTCACTGAGTCCTACACCCAATTCAGGGCAAGTGGGATCTCCTTCTTCTTGTTGGCTGCTCTCACAACTGTTACACATGATGGACTTCATGAAACACATCGTGCGATTCTTGATGTAGAACTCACCGTACATGCTGATGTTGTGCTCGCCATCTGGGCTACGGTTATAGTCGTAGCAGGCTCCTCCGGCTGCGTCTACGTCAGGGATATAGACATCAGGTCCTACAGTGAGTGGATAATCCGGACAGTTGTTGAATGTGCCGTTGCCAATAGGTACCACACTATCGTTGGCTCCATGATAGGTGACAATGGGTATGACATTATCCGATGTGATATCCAAGAACGGAGGGAAAGAACCCCAGGCCATGATCAACCCATCGATATGGAATTCATCATCCAGATCGTTTCCAGTGGTATTCAAAGGCCCTAGTTCCAAGGGTAGGGAAGGGAAGAATTCATTGAAATACTCTGGCGTGCCGTAATGGAGCAATGAGGCAAGCGTGCCACCTGCGCTCACACCACCGGCAAAGACAAATGAAGTATCTATCTCATATGTGTCCTGATGATGGAAGAGGAAGCGCATGGCTGCATGACAGTCCTGAAGAGCACGATAGGCCGCTCTACGTATGTCATCCGGGTCGGCAGAGCATGGACCGGACGGTTCATCGTATCCTAGCCGGTAATTGAAAGTAGCGGCCGTGTATCCGCTGCGCGCAAGGGCGAGCATGGACTCCACGACCAGATAATCAGTCTTATCCCCAGTCTTGAATCCACCACCGTGCAATACGATGACCAATGGGCGCTTATCCAAGCTGTCCAGAACGGGGTCCACCGTGTATATATCCATGAGTTGGGGCTCCCATATTCCATCCACGGTCTGGGAGAGACCATATTCTATATCGGATTGCACCACGACATCTTCTTCAGCATAGATGTACTGATTACCAAATCGTTCTGGTACGCAGTATGGACTCTCCTGAGCAATCATCAAATCAATTGCGACTAGGCATAATACGCAGGAAATAAGGTGGATATACCTCATGTGTTCAAGTATTTATTCAGTCTATCGATGCCTCGCTTAACAGTCATTGAAGACGAATGGATGTAAGTTCTTATTAAATATTGAATCTCTCAAGAAACAGCATGTGCTTCGCGTGGATTCCTGAATGATAAGAACAAGGCATTGTGGAGCAATCTAGATCGTGGAAAATGCCTGATAGTCAGAAGCCTGTATTTGACTTACCTTGCATGCTGATTTTTGTAAATTCTCGAATTATCCTTCCATTGAACATGTATAGACTACTATCTCAGGCGACTTCTCTCGCCCTCGTTATCCTATTGTCTCAAGTCTCCATGAATGCGCAACGGACCTGTGCTATGGAGACCCATATGCAGGACTTGCTCTCCGATCCAGCCTACAAGGCTGCGCATGATTTGCGTCAGTCACTCTTTCAAGTGAGCCAGCTGACCACTGATCGCTCGGCCCTATGTGCTGATCCGGTCGTACT is a genomic window containing:
- a CDS encoding T9SS type A sorting domain-containing protein; amino-acid sequence: HYIQAHLDRLTFQKNLVAFSDSEIELWITEFNAYDYSEKCDAAFSSWQDEDFVYDSADWLHALNIFTIMDRFLTYRSEMDDPWTNNAFGMDISKIAMHLFYGAEREAAMTEDRLLTGAGLAMKEIIHLMNDADSIQRLLIAPEELIDIDPLGNWTPDLPVGDMLPLHNVLEYADHTGAVTTMNTLDAHGWLYKNGEDDKALIVNLRDEPLTLDLDGMASFQGDTRYSIHYVAPEHLTTHIDQGWNTSFIQTDEGETGANSLEIPPYAIVILEDIPVQTPSSVAENFKDHLRVYPNPTDSYVNLELLQNKGYQTDIELTDISGRMLLFRSIQGIDQTRLDLSDLPAGTYIIHVKNEEVDVSVRVSVTG
- a CDS encoding alpha/beta hydrolase fold domain-containing protein gives rise to the protein MIAQESPYCVPERFGNQYIYAEEDVVVQSDIEYGLSQTVDGIWEPQLMDIYTVDPVLDSLDKRPLVIVLHGGGFKTGDKTDYLVVESMLALARSGYTAATFNYRLGYDEPSGPCSADPDDIRRAAYRALQDCHAAMRFLFHHQDTYEIDTSFVFAGGVSAGGTLASLLHYGTPEYFNEFFPSLPLELGPLNTTGNDLDDEFHIDGLIMAWGSFPPFLDITSDNVIPIVTYHGANDSVVPIGNGTFNNCPDYPLTVGPDVYIPDVDAAGGACYDYNRSPDGEHNISMYGEFYIKNRTMCFMKSIMCNSCESSQQEEGDPTCPELGVGLSENDQENTRLRVVPNPIEGRTVCLEGQGITGPLTVEIYDSNGRSTDSPARIDLSSGNHCLEIEGLRSGIYHLKVISTDGDVQTLDFLIR